The following coding sequences lie in one Methanofastidiosum sp. genomic window:
- a CDS encoding MarR family transcriptional regulator, translated as MKEELKDTEIGRGPFHFLMCIYENQGICQEDLSKELRLDKTTTTRTLQKLLKGGYISKEKNVEDKRMYRVYTTLKGKELIHNRKTIFSSLDKIMLDGLTNEEKEILEKLLTRIAQNLIKEVKGDK; from the coding sequence ATGAAAGAAGAACTAAAAGATACGGAGATAGGTAGGGGGCCGTTCCATTTTTTGATGTGTATCTATGAAAATCAAGGTATATGTCAGGAAGATCTGTCTAAAGAGTTAAGACTAGATAAAACAACTACTACCCGAACTCTTCAAAAACTATTAAAAGGCGGATATATTTCAAAAGAAAAAAATGTTGAAGATAAAAGAATGTATCGTGTTTATACTACTTTGAAAGGAAAAGAATTAATACATAATCGCAAAACTATTTTTTCATCATTGGACAAAATTATGCTTGATGGTCTAACTAACGAAGAAAAAGAAATACTTGAAAAGCTTCTAACAAGAATAGCGCAGAATCTTATCAAAGAAGTTAAAGGCGACAAGTAA